A single region of the Phycisphaerae bacterium RAS1 genome encodes:
- the macB_2 gene encoding Macrolide export ATP-binding/permease protein MacB, whose product MTLGYVLMQNLRRNRMRTALTVIAFALPMAVFVAAISLVVALIQLNASLARELRLAVRSKITLTNYLPERMRKDIEGIDPQRQRLTAVCGMRWFGGRVPNTQNVIQSLGADPDTFPAVFSDVGMTEAEIEQWNRERVAAVVGKNIVEQHNWKLGDRVTLESTVPPYLALEFRIIKVVSTPGRTNGFYLRRDYFEEARKAGGFDAPACNVFWIKCNSVESLHSLQADIDALFANSPNETRSFDENAFIATFTQAVGDLPGLMRGMAIVVVCIVALVAGNTMMMSFRERIRELAVFKAIGFQSWRLFLIVIAESLTLAIAGAVLGIVPTATALSIFPPSKFGPLPIASLAISPIAIGVSFGIAVLVGLLAGLWPAYQAARLDTVSALRKVA is encoded by the coding sequence ATGACGCTCGGCTACGTGCTGATGCAGAACCTTCGCCGCAACCGCATGCGCACGGCGCTGACGGTCATCGCGTTCGCGCTGCCGATGGCCGTGTTTGTCGCGGCGATTTCGCTGGTCGTCGCTTTGATTCAGCTCAACGCCTCGCTGGCGCGCGAGCTGCGCCTGGCCGTGCGCAGCAAGATCACGCTCACCAACTACCTTCCCGAACGGATGCGCAAGGACATCGAGGGCATCGACCCGCAGCGGCAGCGGCTGACGGCCGTCTGTGGCATGCGCTGGTTCGGCGGGCGCGTGCCCAATACGCAGAACGTGATTCAGAGCCTGGGGGCCGACCCGGATACTTTTCCGGCGGTCTTCAGCGACGTGGGCATGACTGAGGCCGAGATCGAGCAGTGGAACCGCGAGCGCGTCGCGGCGGTGGTCGGGAAGAACATCGTTGAGCAGCACAACTGGAAGCTCGGCGATCGCGTGACGCTGGAGAGCACCGTTCCGCCCTACCTGGCGCTCGAATTTCGCATCATCAAGGTGGTCAGCACGCCCGGCCGCACCAACGGCTTCTACCTGCGGCGCGATTACTTCGAGGAAGCCCGCAAGGCCGGCGGATTCGACGCGCCGGCGTGCAACGTCTTCTGGATCAAGTGCAACAGCGTCGAATCGCTGCACTCGTTGCAGGCGGACATCGACGCCCTGTTCGCCAACAGCCCGAACGAAACGCGCAGCTTCGACGAAAACGCGTTCATCGCGACCTTCACGCAGGCCGTCGGCGACCTGCCCGGCCTGATGCGCGGCATGGCGATCGTGGTCGTCTGCATCGTGGCGCTGGTGGCGGGAAACACGATGATGATGAGCTTCCGCGAGCGCATCCGCGAGCTGGCGGTGTTCAAGGCGATCGGCTTTCAGTCCTGGCGCCTGTTTCTGATCGTGATCGCCGAGAGCCTGACGCTGGCGATCGCCGGGGCGGTCCTCGGCATCGTGCCGACCGCGACGGCTTTGTCCATCTTCCCGCCCAGCAAGTTCGGTCCGCTGCCGATCGCGTCGCTGGCCATCTCGCCCATCGCCATCGGCGTGTCTTTCGGCATCGCCGTGCTGGTCGGATTGCTGGCCGGATTGTGGCCGGCGTACCAGGCGGCCCGGCTGGACACGGTCAGCGCCCTGCGAAAGGTGGCCTAA
- a CDS encoding PilZ domain protein, producing the protein MSVAELPSYSDVDLSAVPLTMERRTEARVFACGDLFLVDHAGGTVFPCHCLDVSGHGMRLRAPLGYGIAEGQRYELCSHLPGSRPSAGFGLAGSRWVTVVRSQIAVDTEHDALEVGVAFDPKPTVYQYLGS; encoded by the coding sequence ATGTCCGTCGCCGAGTTGCCTTCCTATTCCGACGTTGATCTTTCCGCCGTTCCGTTGACCATGGAGCGCCGTACTGAGGCGCGCGTTTTCGCCTGCGGCGATCTTTTTCTGGTCGACCACGCGGGCGGGACAGTTTTTCCCTGCCACTGTCTGGACGTGTCCGGGCATGGGATGCGCCTGCGGGCGCCGCTGGGTTACGGCATCGCCGAGGGGCAGCGTTACGAGCTCTGCTCGCATCTGCCCGGCTCGCGGCCCAGCGCCGGATTTGGCCTTGCCGGAAGCCGCTGGGTGACGGTCGTTCGTTCGCAGATTGCCGTGGACACTGAGCACGATGCGCTTGAGGTCGGAGTCGCGTTCGACCCGAAACCGACCGTGTATCAGTACCTTGGTTCCTGA
- the ybaB gene encoding Nucleoid-associated protein YbaB: MFGQLGQLAGLLKNAGKIRESMERMQQRLAAARFVGDAGAGQVQATVDGRGEMVSMKISPVLLSGGDVELLEDLVCAAVRDAVNRSREGMAKEMQDVTGGLGLPAGMEGLLGGGPQP; the protein is encoded by the coding sequence ATGTTCGGACAACTGGGTCAGCTCGCCGGCCTGCTGAAGAACGCAGGCAAGATTCGCGAGAGCATGGAACGCATGCAGCAGCGCCTGGCCGCGGCCCGCTTCGTCGGCGACGCCGGCGCCGGACAGGTGCAGGCCACGGTCGACGGCCGGGGCGAAATGGTCAGCATGAAAATCTCACCGGTGCTTCTCAGCGGCGGCGACGTGGAACTGCTCGAAGACCTGGTCTGCGCCGCCGTCCGCGACGCCGTCAACCGCAGCCGCGAGGGAATGGCCAAGGAAATGCAGGACGTCACCGGCGGGTTGGGGCTTCCGGCGGGAATGGAGGGGCTGCTGGGCGGAGGTCCGCAGCCTTGA
- the recR gene encoding Recombination protein RecR — translation MSEIRLTGPLQRLIDELKKLPGIGSRSAERVAFHLLKATREEALGLASAVRAVKEQIRPCARCYNLADAELCHICADPRRDPGLIVVVEQPKDLMTLEATGLINGVYHVLMGHIAPLEGVEPEDLTIDALVRRVRGGAAAGVGTGSNAATPISVHEVLLATNPTLEGDATSLHIMSLLRDSGVKITRLARGIAPGAHIEYANRSMLEEALQGRREV, via the coding sequence TTGAGCGAAATTCGCCTGACCGGCCCGCTGCAGCGGCTGATCGACGAGCTGAAGAAGCTGCCGGGGATCGGCTCGCGCTCGGCGGAGCGGGTGGCGTTTCATCTGCTCAAAGCGACGCGCGAGGAGGCGCTCGGGCTGGCCAGCGCGGTTCGGGCGGTGAAAGAACAGATTCGCCCCTGCGCGCGCTGTTACAATCTGGCGGACGCGGAGCTGTGCCACATCTGCGCCGACCCGCGGCGCGACCCGGGGCTGATCGTCGTGGTCGAGCAGCCGAAAGACCTGATGACGCTGGAAGCGACCGGGCTGATCAACGGCGTGTACCACGTGCTGATGGGGCACATTGCGCCGCTGGAGGGCGTGGAGCCGGAGGATTTGACGATTGACGCGCTGGTGCGGCGCGTCCGCGGCGGGGCGGCGGCCGGCGTCGGCACAGGTTCAAATGCGGCGACGCCGATTTCGGTACACGAGGTGCTGCTGGCGACGAACCCAACGCTGGAGGGCGACGCGACGTCTCTGCACATCATGAGCCTGCTGCGCGACAGCGGCGTGAAGATCACGCGCCTGGCGCGCGGCATCGCGCCGGGGGCGCATATTGAGTATGCGAATCGGTCGATGCTGGAGGAGGCGCTGCAGGGGCGGCGGGAGGTATGA
- the macB_1 gene encoding Macrolide export ATP-binding/permease protein MacB translates to MTLTLSYHWRNLFVRKTTTALTVLVIAAVVGTFTWLLGFVVALSDSLAVAADPRKVIVMQRGSISETNSALPPEDFNKLMQISEVASDGQPLISPEMMVQVSLARVRDGGTTQANVAVRGVTEAAFKVHRNVKLLGAAFSTGAPEIIVGRKAAQQFQGLQIGQSIRLGFSGTREYKVVGYFSAAGGPMESEIWGYLPSLQSAYGRTVYSAASLRLADGADAAAVVKQIDGPAIQLEAMTESEYWQNQSSNVRFYQAVCYVLVGMMSLAAVFSVANTMFSTVAGRTREIAMLRTIGFSPGQVRLGFVIESVLLSLVGGAIGCAGCAAYLAIMGNTKDMFGASNFTTIAFEIHLTPLIIAGAMLMVAIVGVLGSLAPASRAARIQAIAALREP, encoded by the coding sequence ATGACGCTGACGCTCAGCTACCACTGGCGCAACCTGTTCGTGCGCAAGACGACCACGGCCCTCACGGTGCTGGTGATCGCCGCGGTCGTGGGCACGTTCACCTGGCTGCTGGGTTTCGTGGTCGCGCTGAGTGACTCTCTGGCCGTGGCCGCTGACCCGCGCAAGGTCATCGTGATGCAGCGCGGCTCGATCTCCGAAACCAACAGCGCATTGCCCCCGGAAGACTTCAACAAGCTTATGCAGATTTCGGAGGTCGCGTCTGACGGACAGCCGCTGATCTCGCCCGAGATGATGGTGCAGGTTTCGCTGGCGCGCGTCCGCGACGGCGGAACGACGCAGGCCAACGTCGCCGTCCGCGGCGTGACCGAGGCGGCCTTCAAGGTGCACCGCAACGTGAAGCTGCTGGGGGCGGCGTTTTCGACCGGCGCCCCCGAGATCATCGTCGGCCGCAAGGCCGCGCAGCAATTTCAGGGCCTGCAAATCGGCCAGAGCATCAGGCTCGGCTTTTCCGGTACCCGCGAATACAAGGTCGTCGGTTATTTCAGCGCCGCCGGCGGGCCGATGGAGAGCGAAATCTGGGGCTATTTGCCGTCGCTGCAAAGCGCCTACGGCCGCACGGTCTACTCCGCCGCCAGCCTGCGGCTGGCCGACGGGGCCGACGCCGCCGCGGTGGTGAAGCAGATCGACGGTCCGGCGATCCAGCTCGAAGCCATGACGGAGTCCGAGTACTGGCAGAATCAGTCGTCGAATGTGCGTTTCTACCAGGCCGTGTGCTACGTGCTGGTGGGGATGATGTCGCTGGCGGCGGTCTTTTCGGTCGCCAACACGATGTTCTCGACCGTCGCCGGGCGGACGCGCGAGATCGCCATGCTGCGGACGATCGGCTTTTCGCCGGGGCAGGTGCGGCTCGGATTCGTCATCGAATCCGTGCTGCTGTCGCTCGTCGGCGGGGCGATCGGCTGCGCCGGCTGCGCGGCGTACCTGGCCATCATGGGCAATACCAAGGACATGTTCGGCGCCAGCAATTTCACGACGATCGCGTTTGAGATTCACCTGACGCCGCTGATCATCGCCGGGGCCATGCTGATGGTGGCGATCGTCGGCGTGCTTGGATCGCTGGCGCCGGCCTCACGCGCCGCCCGCATTCAGGCCATCGCCGCACTGCGTGAGCCGTGA
- a CDS encoding YacP-like NYN domain protein — translation MPVLIDGNNLLHSAVAADPERPAGRYTLCQTLQRWAQRYKQRVQIIFDGPAPPREFLEQLGGSDVLYIRFSGSTTADAVIAEVLERDSAARRLLVVSSDHEIMRAAKRRRATPVCAPDFWDRVLRDLEKPRRQSDEPEEKRSGLGNEAGDDWLREFGLPGGS, via the coding sequence GTGCCGGTCCTTATCGACGGAAACAACCTCCTGCATTCCGCGGTAGCGGCTGACCCTGAGCGCCCCGCCGGGCGTTACACATTGTGTCAGACGCTCCAGCGATGGGCGCAGCGCTACAAGCAGCGCGTTCAGATCATCTTCGATGGCCCCGCTCCGCCTCGAGAGTTCCTGGAACAACTCGGCGGCAGCGATGTTCTATACATCCGTTTCAGCGGTTCGACCACCGCTGACGCGGTTATCGCAGAAGTTCTGGAGCGCGACTCCGCTGCGCGGCGTCTGCTCGTCGTCTCTTCTGACCACGAGATCATGCGCGCCGCCAAACGCCGACGAGCCACTCCCGTCTGCGCTCCGGACTTCTGGGATCGCGTCTTGCGCGACTTGGAAAAACCGCGACGGCAGTCTGACGAACCGGAGGAGAAGCGAAGCGGCCTGGGAAACGAAGCCGGCGACGACTGGCTTCGAGAATTCGGGTTGCCAGGTGGTTCGTAA
- a CDS encoding glycosyltransferase has translation MTLKLTYLWRNLTRNPVRSLLTCAAVGLPILIYVLSISVIHGIERFLDNSAQQLRLAVTHKTSIINPLPAGHRQKIESLDPTHARILTVCGVRWIGGQIKDDPRQLTTLAVDHDTFASTFPDFGLKPDEQAAWLRDRQALAAGGATATQFGWKVGDKVTIWPSVPPYVGMEFHIVSIGPDAADPTTCWCRRDYLDEGLKNTGAPGGLVSFFFLRCASKDDLEHFRVAIDELFARTPDETLTQDEKAFMNQFITQQFNLPRNLSILAAATVFVAIMAAANTMSMNFRDRLNEYATLKSLGFRSGLVFSLIQSESMLLCAIGGLAGAATPFIAFNYTPLREVQIPLILTLQVAAADCLAALGISLLIGVISAIWPSLMAARLHVVAALRNLE, from the coding sequence GTGACGCTGAAGCTGACTTATCTGTGGCGCAATCTGACGCGGAATCCCGTCCGGTCGCTGCTCACGTGCGCCGCTGTCGGGCTGCCGATTCTCATCTATGTGCTGTCCATCTCAGTCATTCACGGCATCGAGCGCTTCCTCGACAACTCGGCCCAGCAGCTTCGCCTGGCCGTCACGCATAAGACTTCAATCATCAATCCGCTGCCCGCGGGCCATCGTCAGAAGATCGAGTCGCTCGACCCGACGCACGCGCGAATTCTGACCGTCTGCGGCGTGCGCTGGATCGGCGGACAGATCAAGGACGACCCGCGTCAGCTCACCACCCTGGCCGTCGATCACGACACGTTCGCGTCGACCTTCCCGGATTTCGGCCTGAAGCCCGACGAGCAGGCCGCCTGGCTGCGCGACCGGCAGGCGCTGGCCGCCGGCGGGGCGACCGCGACGCAGTTTGGCTGGAAGGTGGGCGACAAGGTGACCATCTGGCCGTCGGTGCCGCCCTACGTGGGTATGGAGTTTCACATCGTGTCGATCGGCCCGGACGCGGCCGATCCGACCACCTGCTGGTGCCGGCGGGACTACCTGGATGAGGGGCTCAAGAACACCGGCGCCCCCGGCGGCCTGGTGAGCTTTTTCTTCCTGCGCTGTGCGTCAAAAGACGACCTGGAGCACTTCCGCGTCGCGATCGACGAGCTCTTCGCCCGCACGCCGGACGAGACGCTGACGCAGGATGAAAAGGCCTTCATGAACCAGTTCATCACGCAGCAGTTCAACCTGCCGCGCAACCTGAGCATTCTGGCGGCCGCGACGGTGTTCGTGGCGATCATGGCGGCCGCCAACACGATGAGCATGAACTTCCGCGATCGGCTGAACGAATACGCGACGCTCAAGTCGCTGGGCTTCCGATCCGGGCTGGTGTTCTCGCTGATCCAGTCGGAGAGCATGCTGCTGTGCGCGATCGGCGGGCTGGCCGGGGCGGCGACGCCCTTCATCGCGTTCAACTACACGCCGCTGCGCGAGGTGCAGATTCCGCTGATCCTGACGCTTCAGGTGGCGGCGGCGGACTGCCTGGCCGCGCTCGGCATCTCGCTGCTGATCGGCGTCATTTCGGCCATCTGGCCGAGCCTGATGGCGGCCCGGCTGCACGTCGTCGCGGCGCTGCGGAATCTGGAATAA
- a CDS encoding lipoprotein signal peptidase, producing MASQPTPLTPTAAPVANGAHAPADAHSPGGVELSAMRDVLSHTRFWFLAVAGLALDLWSKEWAFGTLRLGGRREVLPHVLEFQTMLNPGALFGIGARYTSVFLVASVLALALVLWMFAQSSRRRWLLHIALGAILAGALGNMYDRIFVQLVRVKVNAAGAFRYCTESRSPDGLSVVLTEFPPHEKPWTRTLPPGEAFNDDEPVGYVRDFIKIPTKLFGKQDLWPWVFNVADMLLVGGVGILAVRLWFDRGEHLAPAAATGTPVGDGSGTPPAAPG from the coding sequence GTGGCGAGCCAACCGACTCCGCTCACTCCGACCGCCGCCCCCGTCGCGAACGGGGCGCACGCGCCGGCCGATGCGCACAGTCCCGGCGGCGTCGAACTCTCCGCGATGCGCGACGTGCTCTCGCACACGCGCTTCTGGTTCCTCGCCGTCGCCGGCCTGGCGCTGGACCTGTGGTCCAAAGAGTGGGCCTTCGGCACGCTGCGGCTGGGCGGGCGGCGAGAAGTGCTGCCGCACGTGCTCGAATTCCAAACCATGCTGAATCCGGGGGCGCTCTTCGGCATCGGGGCGCGCTACACGAGCGTCTTTCTGGTCGCGTCCGTGCTGGCGCTGGCGCTGGTGCTGTGGATGTTCGCCCAGAGCTCGCGCCGCCGCTGGCTGCTTCACATTGCGCTGGGGGCGATTCTGGCCGGCGCCCTGGGCAACATGTACGACCGCATCTTTGTTCAACTGGTGCGGGTCAAGGTGAATGCGGCGGGCGCGTTCCGCTACTGCACGGAAAGCCGCTCGCCCGACGGCCTGTCGGTCGTGCTCACCGAGTTTCCGCCACACGAGAAGCCATGGACGCGGACGCTGCCGCCGGGCGAGGCGTTCAACGACGACGAGCCGGTCGGCTACGTGCGCGACTTCATCAAGATCCCGACGAAACTATTCGGCAAGCAGGACCTGTGGCCTTGGGTGTTTAACGTGGCCGACATGCTGCTGGTCGGCGGCGTGGGGATTCTGGCGGTGCGGCTGTGGTTCGACCGCGGGGAGCACTTGGCGCCGGCGGCGGCAACGGGTACGCCGGTTGGCGATGGGAGTGGCACACCGCCGGCCGCGCCTGGGTGA
- the dnaX gene encoding DNA polymerase III subunit tau, with translation MAYTVLARKYRSRTFDEVIGQEPIATTLVNAIRSGRIHHGYLFTGTRGVGKTSMARILAKALNCLSSDGPTATPCCTCDACNAIAEGQDIDVIEIDAASNTGVDNIRELRSNAAFRPARCRFKIYIIDEVHMLSTGAFNALLKTLEEPPAHVKFILATTEIQKVPATIQSRCQRFNFRNIDPDGMAKLLARIVADEGAAAEDAVLRRIVRLANGSMRDALSILDQLMSVADQKLTTAVLDEVIPPAQDEHAFALLRNAADGDVAGVLNAAERILTQGHGLEVFCNDLIDVTRSLMLIRACGPDAGLVDVPAAARSEYAALSREFELSQYVQMIAILEELRRNVRYSSAGRALVDAVMVRFARQKAWTAIEKVIERLPAALPTGAPVAPEKKKMTAPLPA, from the coding sequence ATGGCCTACACCGTCCTGGCGCGAAAATATCGCAGCCGCACGTTTGATGAGGTCATCGGCCAGGAGCCGATCGCGACCACGCTGGTCAACGCGATCAGGTCCGGGCGCATTCACCACGGTTACCTCTTCACCGGCACGCGCGGCGTCGGCAAGACCAGCATGGCCCGCATCCTCGCCAAGGCGCTGAACTGCCTGAGCAGCGACGGCCCGACGGCGACGCCCTGCTGCACGTGCGACGCCTGCAACGCGATCGCCGAGGGGCAGGACATCGACGTGATCGAGATTGACGCCGCCAGCAACACCGGCGTCGACAACATCCGCGAGCTGCGCAGCAACGCCGCGTTCCGACCGGCCCGCTGCCGCTTCAAGATCTACATCATTGACGAAGTGCACATGCTCTCGACCGGCGCGTTCAACGCGCTGCTCAAAACGCTCGAAGAGCCGCCGGCACACGTCAAGTTCATCCTGGCGACGACCGAGATTCAGAAAGTACCGGCGACGATTCAGAGCCGCTGCCAGCGCTTCAATTTCCGCAACATCGACCCGGACGGCATGGCCAAGCTTCTGGCGCGCATCGTCGCGGACGAGGGCGCCGCGGCCGAAGACGCCGTCCTGCGGCGCATCGTGCGGCTGGCGAACGGCTCAATGCGCGACGCGCTGAGCATTCTGGATCAGCTCATGTCGGTCGCGGACCAGAAGCTGACGACGGCCGTGCTCGACGAGGTCATTCCACCGGCGCAGGACGAACACGCTTTTGCGTTGCTGCGGAATGCGGCCGACGGGGACGTGGCGGGCGTTTTGAACGCGGCGGAGCGCATCCTGACGCAGGGGCACGGTCTCGAGGTGTTCTGTAACGACCTGATCGACGTGACGCGCTCGCTGATGCTGATCCGCGCCTGCGGCCCGGACGCCGGTCTCGTAGACGTGCCGGCGGCGGCGCGCAGCGAGTACGCCGCCCTGTCGCGGGAGTTCGAACTCTCGCAATACGTACAGATGATCGCCATTCTGGAAGAGCTCCGGCGGAACGTGCGCTACAGCAGCGCCGGGCGGGCGCTGGTTGACGCCGTGATGGTGCGCTTCGCGCGTCAGAAGGCCTGGACCGCGATCGAAAAGGTGATCGAGCGTTTGCCGGCGGCACTACCCACGGGTGCGCCGGTTGCCCCCGAAAAAAAAAAGATGACGGCGCCCCTGCCGGCGTAG
- the lolD_1 gene encoding Lipoprotein-releasing system ATP-binding protein LolD: MSSAGIELRGVTKVYRKGRIDIPVLDGLDLDIAAGDFVSLMGPSGSGKSTLLHLIGGLDSPNGGSVRVGDAQLERLGQRQLTAWRSRHVGFIFQMYHLIPVLTAAQNVELPLLLFRMSGRQRRARVMTALDVVGLSDRSDHRPNQLSGGQEQRVAIARAIVTDPDVILADEPTGDLDAKTSTEILSLLTLLNKDSGKTVLMVTHDAKAAAYARRQLHLEKGVLERDFETARDQALAAS; encoded by the coding sequence ATGAGTTCAGCCGGCATCGAGCTTCGCGGCGTGACCAAGGTCTATCGCAAGGGGCGGATCGACATACCGGTGCTGGACGGTCTCGACCTGGACATCGCCGCGGGCGATTTCGTGTCGCTGATGGGACCGTCGGGCTCGGGAAAGTCCACGTTGCTGCACCTGATCGGCGGGCTGGATTCGCCGAACGGCGGGTCGGTGCGCGTCGGCGACGCCCAGCTCGAGCGGCTGGGTCAGCGGCAACTGACCGCCTGGCGCAGCCGTCACGTCGGTTTCATCTTCCAGATGTACCACCTGATCCCGGTGCTGACCGCGGCGCAGAACGTCGAGCTGCCGCTGCTGCTGTTCCGCATGTCGGGCCGGCAGCGGCGGGCGCGCGTCATGACCGCGCTGGACGTGGTCGGGCTGAGCGACCGGTCGGATCATCGGCCGAACCAGCTTTCCGGCGGACAGGAGCAGCGCGTCGCGATCGCCCGGGCGATCGTGACCGATCCGGACGTGATCCTGGCGGACGAGCCGACCGGCGATCTGGACGCGAAGACGTCGACGGAAATCCTGAGCCTGCTGACGCTGCTGAACAAGGACTCGGGCAAGACGGTGCTGATGGTGACGCACGACGCGAAAGCCGCCGCCTACGCCCGGCGGCAACTGCACCTGGAAAAAGGCGTGCTGGAGCGCGACTTTGAGACGGCCCGGGACCAGGCGCTGGCGGCGTCGTGA
- the ubiA gene encoding 4-hydroxybenzoate octaprenyltransferase, whose product MASPLRTAWEWGEMIKFSHSIFALPLALLAAFLAARPQLPHAGQIGLIVLCMIGARSAAMTFNRIADARIDAANPRTAGRAIPRGRIGPAAAWAFFTGAALLFAAGCAGFWLAYANAWPLILGGPVLLALCGYSYTKRFTRWSHVLLGGAIATAPLAAWIAISPHTLGAAAIVLMLGGALWIAGFDIIYACQDVGFDRAAGLHSLPARVGVGAALWIARGFHLLTAAALATVGLLTERGVLYFVGVGCVAVLLAIENALVRADDLRRVNLAFFTINGVVGVLLGVLGVADVVLG is encoded by the coding sequence ATGGCCTCGCCGCTTCGCACGGCCTGGGAATGGGGGGAGATGATCAAGTTCAGCCACTCGATCTTCGCGCTGCCCTTGGCGCTGCTGGCCGCGTTTCTGGCGGCCCGGCCGCAACTTCCGCACGCCGGACAGATCGGGCTGATCGTGCTGTGCATGATCGGGGCGCGCAGCGCGGCGATGACCTTCAATCGCATCGCCGACGCGCGCATCGACGCGGCCAATCCGCGCACCGCGGGGCGCGCCATCCCGCGCGGGCGGATCGGCCCGGCGGCGGCGTGGGCCTTTTTCACCGGCGCGGCGCTACTCTTTGCCGCGGGCTGCGCGGGGTTCTGGCTGGCGTACGCCAACGCCTGGCCGCTGATCCTGGGCGGGCCGGTGCTACTGGCGCTATGCGGCTATTCGTATACCAAGCGATTCACGCGCTGGTCGCACGTCCTTCTTGGCGGCGCGATCGCGACGGCGCCCCTCGCGGCCTGGATCGCGATTTCACCGCACACACTGGGCGCGGCGGCGATCGTGCTGATGCTCGGCGGAGCACTGTGGATCGCCGGCTTCGACATCATCTATGCCTGCCAGGACGTCGGGTTTGATCGCGCGGCGGGCCTGCACAGCTTGCCGGCGCGGGTGGGCGTCGGGGCGGCGCTGTGGATTGCGCGCGGGTTTCACCTGCTGACGGCGGCGGCGCTGGCGACGGTGGGGCTGCTGACGGAACGCGGAGTGCTGTACTTCGTCGGCGTCGGGTGCGTGGCCGTTCTGCTGGCCATTGAGAACGCGCTCGTGCGCGCGGATGATCTGCGTCGCGTCAACCTTGCGTTCTTCACAATCAACGGCGTGGTCGGCGTGCTGCTTGGCGTTCTGGGCGTAGCGGATGTCGTGCTGGGGTGA